A window of Limosilactobacillus reuteri genomic DNA:
GCAGAGTCATCCATTTGTTGCCGGCCCCAGACGCTCATGGTTAGGACCATATTGCATAAGTCATTACCATCATCGGTCAATGAATACTTGTTTTCTTCATCAACAACTGGATTAACAATTCGCAAGTTCTGCAAGGATGTTATTTCTCCCTTAAGAGCAACATCTGTTAAATCTGGTAGCAATTGATGTAATTCCTCAATGGCAAATGGACGAAAGCCTAACCAAAAGATAATCCGTGGTTGCCATCGATCTTCTAAAACATCTAGTGTGTATTTCACGCCACACTTATCTTTCTTTTCAGTCATAAAAACGCTCCATTCTATTACTTAAGCTACTCCT
This region includes:
- a CDS encoding winged helix-turn-helix transcriptional regulator; the encoded protein is MTEKKDKCGVKYTLDVLEDRWQPRIIFWLGFRPFAIEELHQLLPDLTDVALKGEITSLQNLRIVNPVVDEENKYSLTDDGNDLCNMVLTMSVWGRQQMDDSANRVSTQIVEPEKDASMSELIKYNEKLNEYI